One segment of Candidatus Hinthialibacter antarcticus DNA contains the following:
- a CDS encoding sulfatase-like hydrolase/transferase, whose product MPLNRRTFCLSSLAALAGAPLAGASGANRPNIILMMSDDQGWGDAGFRGHPHLKTPALDDMARRGVTFNRFYSASPVCSPTRASCLTGRHPHRIGVFGANSGDAKAPSKFPLRKQELTLAEALKQYGYATGHFGKWHLGNVKGDNANTPAQHGFDEWFSTVRKVSTLDPEDYVHNGEPVAPLKGDDSMHIMNRALPFIENAVSNDTPFFTVIWFHTPHVPFIADEEHKAMYEYHSESQQNFWGALTAMDEQIGRLRRELERLGAVDDTMLWFCSDNGARDSGPGFPGTNLPYRNGKATLYEGGVRVISLLEWSRMFREPKQVDMACSTSDYLPTIFDYLNIQPDRQVEPIDGLSMRAALDQGMTMRPKPIGFQYQKRAAWIDGRYKLIAQIEGDPQYELYDLESDPSEEKNLAAENPSRVQRLAHQLKLWMESCRRSDLGADYL is encoded by the coding sequence ATGCCGTTGAATCGTCGAACCTTTTGTTTAAGCAGCCTCGCCGCGCTGGCGGGTGCGCCGTTGGCAGGCGCGAGCGGCGCCAATCGGCCCAACATCATCCTGATGATGTCTGACGACCAGGGCTGGGGCGACGCGGGCTTTCGCGGACATCCACACCTCAAGACGCCAGCGTTAGATGACATGGCCCGGCGCGGAGTGACCTTCAATCGGTTTTACTCGGCCTCGCCGGTGTGCTCGCCCACGCGCGCCAGTTGCTTGACCGGGCGCCACCCACATCGAATCGGCGTTTTCGGCGCCAACTCCGGCGACGCGAAGGCGCCATCAAAATTTCCATTACGCAAGCAAGAATTGACGCTGGCGGAGGCGCTAAAACAATACGGGTATGCCACCGGACACTTTGGCAAATGGCACTTGGGCAACGTAAAAGGAGACAACGCCAATACGCCCGCTCAACATGGGTTTGATGAGTGGTTTTCGACGGTGCGAAAAGTCTCGACGCTTGATCCTGAAGATTACGTTCACAACGGCGAACCAGTGGCGCCGCTTAAAGGCGACGACTCGATGCACATCATGAACCGGGCGCTGCCGTTTATCGAGAATGCGGTCAGCAATGATACGCCGTTCTTCACGGTGATCTGGTTCCATACGCCTCACGTCCCTTTCATTGCCGATGAAGAACACAAAGCGATGTATGAATATCACAGCGAATCTCAGCAGAATTTTTGGGGCGCGCTGACCGCGATGGATGAACAAATAGGCCGCTTGCGGCGTGAGTTAGAGCGCCTGGGCGCGGTAGATGACACCATGCTGTGGTTTTGCAGCGACAATGGCGCCCGCGACAGCGGGCCTGGGTTCCCAGGGACAAACCTGCCCTATCGCAACGGGAAAGCAACGCTCTATGAGGGCGGCGTCAGAGTGATAAGCCTGCTGGAATGGTCGCGTATGTTTCGTGAACCCAAACAGGTAGATATGGCGTGCAGCACGTCTGATTATCTGCCAACGATTTTTGATTACTTAAATATCCAGCCCGACCGCCAAGTCGAGCCGATAGACGGCCTCAGCATGAGGGCGGCGTTAGATCAGGGCATGACGATGCGGCCCAAGCCGATTGGGTTTCAATATCAAAAACGCGCCGCTTGGATCGATGGGCGATATAAGTTAATCGCGCAGATCGAAGGCGATCCGCAATATGAGTTATACGATCTTGAGAGCGATCCCAGCGAGGAGAAGAACCTTGCTGCTGAAAATCCATCCCGCGTTCAACGGTTGGCTCATCAACTGAAACTGTGGATGGAGTCATGCCGCCGCAGTGATTTGGGCGCTGATTATTTGTGA
- the recR gene encoding recombination mediator RecR gives MNDAPGPLSSAPIIETAVRQLSKLPGIGPRMAQRLVLALLKRPRQEVEDLAHALSQLVNNVFACSVCGHFDQTDPCRICSDERREKSVICVIEQQQDLIAVERTGKFRGQYHILGGVLSPIDGVGPEEIGIPKFIKRLHEPIEEIILATNPTIEGDATAHYIQDIVKPLGIKVTRLARGLPSGSDIEYADETTLTLALSSRFEMK, from the coding sequence ATGAACGACGCGCCAGGCCCGCTCTCATCGGCGCCGATCATTGAAACGGCGGTGAGGCAGTTGTCGAAACTGCCCGGCATTGGCCCGCGCATGGCGCAACGCTTGGTGTTGGCGCTGCTCAAACGCCCCAGGCAGGAAGTCGAAGACTTGGCGCATGCGCTGTCGCAACTGGTCAACAACGTATTCGCGTGCAGCGTGTGCGGACACTTCGACCAGACCGACCCCTGCCGCATCTGCAGCGACGAGCGCCGCGAAAAAAGCGTGATCTGCGTCATCGAACAACAACAAGACCTCATCGCCGTCGAACGCACCGGCAAATTCCGGGGGCAGTATCACATCCTCGGCGGCGTACTCTCGCCGATTGACGGCGTCGGGCCGGAAGAGATCGGCATTCCCAAATTCATTAAGCGCCTGCATGAGCCGATTGAAGAAATCATTCTCGCGACTAACCCCACCATCGAAGGCGACGCCACCGCGCATTACATTCAAGACATTGTCAAACCGCTGGGAATCAAAGTGACCCGCCTCGCCCGCGGGCTGCCATCCGGCAGCGACATCGAATACGCCGACGAAACCACCCTCACCCTCGCGCTCTCATCACGTTTTGAGATGAAGTAG
- a CDS encoding metallophosphoesterase codes for MTDAKETTVIGVVADTHLPEEGPLPLQLLSALETVDVIVHLGDFNDLDAYKEFQKIAPLIAVYGNLDTEEVRSLVPEKKKLEVNGRTIGIIHGWGPKKNLEKRVAKAFDDVDIVLFGHSHAPFSDTIDDKFVFNPGSATCNADGSATYGVLELGETLVHKIVRLD; via the coding sequence ATGACTGACGCAAAAGAGACAACTGTAATCGGCGTTGTCGCCGACACCCACCTGCCCGAAGAGGGCCCGCTGCCGCTGCAACTATTAAGCGCGCTGGAAACCGTAGACGTCATCGTCCACCTGGGCGATTTTAATGATTTAGACGCCTATAAAGAATTCCAAAAAATCGCCCCGTTAATCGCCGTCTATGGAAATCTGGATACCGAAGAAGTGCGCTCGCTGGTTCCTGAAAAGAAAAAACTTGAGGTCAATGGTCGCACCATCGGCATCATTCATGGCTGGGGGCCGAAAAAAAATCTCGAAAAGCGGGTCGCCAAAGCGTTTGACGATGTGGATATCGTCTTGTTCGGCCACTCCCACGCTCCATTCAGCGATACCATCGACGATAAATTCGTCTTTAACCCCGGCAGCGCCACCTGCAACGCCGACGGCAGCGCCACCTACGGCGTTCTCGAACTCGGCGAAACCCTCGTTCACAAAATCGTCCGCCTCGACTGA
- a CDS encoding peptidylprolyl isomerase: MRRILLVPFALCAIALLAASVEAQDTKEKKMDIKPEEEIALLQTSEGDMVLRFFPDVAPGHVKNFKDLARKKDDKGELFYDGTKFHRVIKGFMIQGGDPLTKDDSQAARWGTGGPGHSVKAEFNKKSHKKGTLSMARSASPDSGGSQFFICHQAAPHLDGQYTVFGELVEGLDVLDKIAETKVGGPQRSTPVEPIVVKHVKIMTWEKYEASKKAE; encoded by the coding sequence ATGCGACGTATATTATTGGTTCCATTCGCTTTATGTGCTATTGCGCTACTCGCCGCTTCCGTAGAAGCCCAAGATACGAAAGAGAAAAAAATGGATATCAAACCCGAAGAAGAAATTGCATTGTTGCAGACCAGCGAAGGCGACATGGTTCTGCGATTTTTCCCGGATGTTGCGCCGGGCCATGTGAAGAATTTTAAAGACCTCGCCCGCAAAAAAGACGACAAGGGCGAACTCTTTTATGACGGAACCAAGTTTCACCGCGTCATCAAAGGTTTCATGATTCAAGGCGGCGATCCGTTGACCAAAGACGACAGCCAGGCGGCGCGTTGGGGAACCGGCGGCCCGGGCCATTCGGTCAAAGCCGAGTTCAACAAGAAATCGCATAAAAAAGGTACGCTTTCGATGGCGCGTTCGGCCAGCCCCGATTCAGGTGGAAGCCAGTTCTTCATCTGCCATCAGGCGGCGCCGCATCTCGACGGTCAATACACCGTGTTCGGCGAGTTGGTTGAAGGGTTGGACGTACTCGACAAGATTGCTGAAACCAAAGTCGGCGGCCCGCAACGCAGCACGCCAGTCGAGCCGATTGTGGTCAAGCACGTCAAAATCATGACGTGGGAAAAATACGAAGCCAGTAAAAAGGCTGAATAA
- the dnaX gene encoding DNA polymerase III subunit gamma/tau, which translates to MSTRSTRFIVSALKHRPQTFGEVLAQDHVIRTLQHSLERERIANAYIFSGSRGTGKTTSARIFAKALNCENRQNAEPCNECNSCKAVMRGVHPDVIEIDAASNTSVDNIRDLREDARFSPSQSPYKIYIIDESHMLSKSANNAFLKTLEEPPAHCKFIFATTELHKIPNTILSRCQRFQFRRIPVAVIVEHLKSILKNQDEVEMPGEEELNRVLFHISRRAEGVLRDALVLLDQALAFCSGGLNAAETEEILGVIEFDRIDAFVRALFNNQAAEAFALIDQIADMGKDIRLFLSESLKHLRNLAVCKLSGADADLLDLPIEFIKQLEETAGNTSLEQILYITDMLWDAERRMAFSSDARLIMEMYALKASKVSQAVKIDDLLSKIGNAPVALPQSIAPNPGADALITAPVKPAAPAPEPKVQTPPAQAASDDDVPPPIGEAPPIVNEPAPTPEPTPEPVPQAAPAVEPKRAEPTADLLRSTWDQFLHEVEEENPFLAGSLNDSVPIEITGQNLRVALPAENAYHLKLLNQPRNGKAITQFLQKSFGKPLKVIYEVRQDMPATEASSDEAEPEPAEPAMTRGELLEKVQQDPVMSKLIEELPGRITDIKPEKA; encoded by the coding sequence ATGTCGACGCGATCCACACGCTTTATTGTTTCCGCGCTCAAACATCGTCCTCAAACCTTCGGCGAAGTTCTTGCCCAAGACCACGTCATCCGAACCCTACAACATAGCCTCGAACGCGAACGCATCGCCAACGCCTATATTTTTTCGGGATCGCGCGGCACGGGAAAAACCACCAGTGCGCGTATTTTCGCCAAGGCGCTGAATTGCGAAAACCGCCAAAACGCCGAGCCGTGTAACGAGTGCAATTCATGCAAGGCGGTGATGCGCGGCGTCCATCCCGACGTGATCGAAATCGACGCGGCCTCGAATACCAGTGTGGATAACATTCGCGACCTGCGCGAGGACGCGCGTTTTTCGCCGTCGCAAAGCCCGTACAAGATATATATCATCGACGAAAGCCACATGCTCAGCAAAAGCGCGAACAATGCGTTTTTGAAGACGCTCGAAGAACCGCCCGCGCATTGCAAGTTTATTTTCGCGACAACTGAACTTCATAAGATTCCGAATACGATTCTTTCGCGTTGCCAGCGCTTCCAGTTTCGGCGCATCCCGGTGGCGGTGATTGTTGAACACCTCAAGTCGATCTTGAAAAACCAGGACGAAGTCGAGATGCCGGGCGAGGAAGAACTCAACCGGGTGTTGTTTCATATCTCACGTCGCGCTGAAGGGGTTTTGCGCGACGCGCTGGTGTTGCTCGATCAGGCGCTGGCGTTTTGTTCGGGCGGGCTGAACGCCGCCGAGACCGAAGAGATTCTCGGCGTGATCGAGTTCGACCGCATCGATGCGTTTGTTCGTGCTTTGTTTAACAATCAAGCGGCGGAGGCGTTCGCGCTGATCGACCAGATCGCCGACATGGGCAAAGATATTCGCCTGTTTTTGTCGGAGAGCCTCAAGCATCTGCGCAACCTCGCGGTGTGCAAACTCTCTGGCGCCGACGCCGACTTGCTTGACCTGCCGATTGAGTTCATCAAGCAACTGGAAGAAACCGCAGGCAATACCAGCCTGGAACAAATTTTATACATTACCGACATGCTGTGGGACGCCGAACGCCGCATGGCGTTTTCGTCTGATGCGCGACTCATCATGGAGATGTACGCGCTCAAAGCGTCGAAGGTCAGCCAGGCGGTGAAGATCGACGACCTGCTCAGCAAGATTGGCAACGCGCCCGTCGCGCTGCCGCAGAGTATTGCGCCCAACCCCGGCGCGGACGCTTTGATCACCGCACCCGTAAAACCTGCGGCTCCTGCTCCAGAGCCGAAAGTACAAACACCACCAGCGCAAGCCGCGTCTGACGACGATGTCCCACCGCCGATTGGCGAAGCGCCGCCCATTGTGAATGAGCCTGCGCCGACGCCAGAGCCTACGCCGGAGCCGGTCCCGCAGGCGGCGCCTGCTGTGGAACCAAAACGCGCCGAGCCGACCGCTGATTTGTTGCGCTCGACCTGGGACCAGTTTCTGCATGAAGTTGAAGAAGAAAACCCGTTTCTCGCAGGCAGTTTGAACGACAGCGTCCCCATTGAAATCACCGGACAAAACTTGCGGGTTGCGTTGCCGGCTGAGAATGCGTACCACTTAAAATTGCTCAACCAACCGCGCAACGGCAAGGCGATTACCCAGTTTTTACAGAAATCATTCGGTAAGCCGCTCAAGGTCATTTATGAAGTACGGCAGGACATGCCCGCGACCGAAGCCAGCAGCGACGAGGCTGAGCCGGAGCCTGCCGAACCCGCCATGACGCGCGGCGAATTGTTGGAGAAGGTTCAACAAGACCCGGTGATGAGTAAACTTATAGAAGAACTGCCGGGACGCATCACCGACATCAAACCCGAAAAAGCCTAA
- a CDS encoding YbaB/EbfC family nucleoid-associated protein — MKGLGNIGNLFAQAKQMQQKMADIQAELERESVTGSAGGGMVQVTMNGKQKITAIKIEPDIVDPSDLSMLEDLIVVAVNEAQDRVQEVVKERMTSLTGGIDIPGITS; from the coding sequence ATGAAAGGTCTCGGAAATATTGGCAACCTGTTTGCCCAAGCGAAACAAATGCAGCAAAAAATGGCTGACATTCAAGCCGAACTCGAGCGCGAGTCGGTCACTGGCTCCGCTGGCGGCGGGATGGTGCAAGTCACCATGAACGGCAAGCAGAAAATTACCGCGATTAAAATTGAGCCCGACATCGTCGATCCAAGCGACTTAAGTATGTTAGAAGATTTGATTGTGGTCGCCGTCAACGAAGCCCAAGACCGCGTACAAGAAGTCGTCAAAGAACGCATGACCTCGCTGACCGGGGGCATCGACATTCCAGGAATCACGTCATGA